The Oscillatoria sp. FACHB-1407 DNA window ACAGATTATTGTCATAGTCAAGCTGCAAGCGATCGCCCTCCAACACTTTGAAGTCCGTGATCCGATCAACGGCTCTGAACCGGGAGTTCAAGAAAGCATCGGATTGGCTCACTCCCCGGAAGGTAAAGCGATCGCCACCACCACCCCCTGTCAACACATCTGCCGCTCCATGACCAATGATCGTGTTGCTACCGCCATCTCCCAACAACACATCTCGTCCTCTCGTACCCAAAATTTGATTCCCCCCTGTTGGGTTGGTTGGCTCGATGGGGATGTTTGGATTCGTTGGCAACGTTGGGATACCTGGATTTGTCGGCACAACGCCTCCCACCTCAAACGCTCCGATATCCGGCAGGCTATCTCGTTGAGCACCCCGCTGATCCGTACTGGGTGCGCCTGCTACGGCTGCATTGAGAGCCGGGCTACCCGCCAACAGAGCATGGGTCAGTAAGCCGCCGCCATTGTCCTGCAATGGAGCCAAACGCGGATCGATCAGCGTAACTGAAGCTGTTGCGTTGTAATCATTGCCGTTGTTTGTCCGTTTGGGCGGCCATTGGAGGTTGCCACCCTGGTCGGTTAACAAGCGACTGGTGTGCTGTTGAATGCCCCAGGCGTTAGTACCGTTATCGGCAGTGTTGTTAGAGAAGATGGTATTTCTGACGCTGACAGGGTCGCTGTTAGCTGCGATGCCTCCACCGACCCAGCCCGCATGGTTGTTGGCGATCGTCGAGTTGACGATGGTTGTGGGACCGTACAGTGCCATACCGCCACCCACACGACTCGACTCCGTGCCCAGAACTCGGTTGCCAGAGAAGGTGCTATTGGTAATTGTGGCGGGAGCATCCATCATCCACAACCCGCCACCCTGACCGCTTGCCGTGTTATTAGCGAAAGTGGTGCTGCTGATGGTCAATCCCCGGTTGTTGCCATTACTCAACACAACAACGCCACCGCCATTGCCACCATTGCCGCCATTGGGTAGGGGCAGGATTTCATTGTTGGTGAAGCTGCTGGATTGAATGATGACGTTGTCTTGTGTTGCTGTGTAGAGGTAGGCGGCTCCTCCTTCACCGCGTCCCCGGTTGCGATCGAAGACACTGTTGACGATGCGAATCGTGCCCGAAGTTTCGCTGGTAGAACTGGCACGATCGGTGTAGATGGCTCCACCATATCCTCGTAAGAAGGGATTGGCTTTGCCCGTGTCATAGAATGCGGCTGTGGTGGAGTTGTTGACAAAGCGGGAGTTTTCGATCGTCAGCTTGCCATTCAAGCTATTGATGGCTCCACCGTTGATACCCTGGTTGTTGGTAAAGCTGCTATTGCGAACCGTGAAGTTGCCAGGGCTAAGAAAGGCGATCGCCCCGGCTCCCCGTTCGTCATTGCCTGCGGTGGCTCGGTTGCTGTCAAATTGGGAGTTCGTGACCGTGAGTTGATTCTCCCAGGCACTATAAATCGCTCCACCCCCCTTGTTTGCCACGTTGTTTTGAAATCCGACATTGTCAACCGTGATATTGGCTCGATGTTCGCCATGAATGGCGGCTCCTCGATCGGTTGTGAAACCATTAATCAGTGACAAGTTGCGGAAGGTAACCGTCGTGGGAAAGTCTTGGTTTGAGCGGACAAGAAAAATCCGGGAACTGTTGTTGCCGCTGATGCGTAACCCAGCTGCCGCTGAGCCGTCAATTGTAATGTTTTTGCCAGGAGCAATTTCCAGTTGCCCACTGGTAAGGGTGATGGTTTGATTCGCGAGATTTGCCGCAAATTGAATGGTGGTGCCTGCGGTTGCAGCCGCGATCGCCGCTCTGAGGGAACCTGCTCCACTATCAGCCGTTGTGGTTACGGTGATGACATTCATCACGCCGTTATAGTTTTGCAAAACGTCCGATCGCAGGCTATTTTGTGCCTCAATGGCTCCAGTGCTGGCTTCCAGCACCCAGTCTCCACCCAGGGATGCGGCTCCAGTCAGGTTTGTCGAAGCCGCAACATCGGCTCCGGTTAGCTGACTCAGGCGATCGATAAAGGTGGTGTCTTCGCGTACGACATCACACCCGTAAATCAACAAGTCGCCCTGATTCGTCAGTGCACTCTGCCACTGTTGCAGTTGGTCAGCATAGGCCGCCAAACTCTCGTTATTTAAGACGGTGTTTCCCAGGAGCAACTGACCTGAACTGCCATGTGCAAAAATTTGGATGCTATCGAGGTTTTGGTGAGCTTGCAACGCGGCTGTAATTTGAGTGACCCCATCCTGAGTGGAGTCAAGAATCACAACTTCAGTGCCAGGCGTCACACCCGCTACAAGGCTCTGGTAGTCAGGTAAGGCGGCATCAATAATGGCGATCGCTCTGGTGGCTGTGACGGCTGTCGCATCTTGAATACTAGCAGCTTGAGTAATCGTTGACATGAAGCCTCCTTGAGGATTGTCTTGGGTTGAAAATGCGGTTGGACGCGCGGAAAGATGCCCCCAAGAACGAGATGAGGGTTACAAAATTGCAAACGCGCAGATTAATGTCTCAATCTGAAATCAGGGCTAGTGCTGCGTCACAGTTAAAAGTTAGGGTAGTGCGTGCATCTTGCTCGTGCCGTGAGCGAGACGCTCAAACCAACAATCCTAAAAATAAGGTGTGACGCTGCACTAGAGGTTACAGCACAATTTTTGGCTGTGACGGTTGAAACCGTAGCGATAACATCAAACCCGACCCGCATGATGAATAAATTGGTTAATGAACCCTCTAACTTGAAATCCACAATCTGAATCGATGCTCTGACAGGGGATGATTGCAAGCCAGCGTTACACCGGGTTGTAGGCATCCAAACACGAGCGGTGTTGGATGTGGGCAACTGTCACAGACGACGGATCACAAGTTAGATAGTGCCTCTACATCCAGGTCAATTCGTGTTGCCCAGTTGAACAGGCTTTATTAGAAACACAGATTGAAAGGCGTTGAGACGTTAGCTGATGGTAGGGGGGCTAATAGATATGGCGGTAGAGCAGCCCCATGCATCATCTGGAAGAAAACTTTCATAAAGTTGGCTCTAGTCTTCCCACATTTGGCTGAAAAACGATCACTGTTATTGCTGAAGTTGTGGGTTAGATGCCCCCTGTTGAGGGCCACTGCCTAAATAAAGTAATTCGTTACAGGCAAAACGCCTGCCATCACATCCCGTCGCGGCATCGCAATCCCTGTGACATCAATCAGCAAATCTCGATTTGAAAAACCTGGGGACTGATGGTTGACCGACAGGTAGGTGCGTCGATTCCAGGTAAAAAGCACCCCTTCGTTGGATCGTAAGGGTTGTTTACCCCTCGCCCGTCGGTTTTTATCGGCGTAGGCAGTTCGGGCGGCTGTCAACAGATTTCGCCCTGTGACTCGTCCGGCATTAAATAAAGCCGTTGGACGTTCACTGGTTGCCAGGTTGTTATCAAAGTTGAGCTGTAAGCGATCGCCCTCCCGCACGCGAAAGTCGGTAATTCGATCGACTGCCCCCAGTCGTGAATTCAAAAAGGTGTCTGCTTGGCTTACCCCGTTATAGTGGAAGCGATCGCCCCCACCCCTCCCCGTCAAAACATCGGCGGCTCCATCCCCAACAATGACATTGCCATTAGTGTCTCCTAGCAGGGTGTCGCGTCCTACAGTTCCCAAGATGGCGTTCGCTCCCATGACGCTATCCGCCCAGATGCTCCTTGCCCCGATTCTCGTGGCGATCGCTGGGCTATTGGGTAACAGAGAGTAGGTGAGAAAACCGCTGCCATTAGCTTGGAGTGCCCCCAACAAGGGATTGGCAATCTGACTATTGGCAGTCACTTTGGGATCATTGGCGGCAGGGGCAGGGAATTCAAGGTTGCCACCCCCATCCAGCAGTTGGCGTCCAGTTTGCTGTCTAGTACCCCAGGGGTTTCCTCCGGTATTGTTTGCCACAATCGAGTTGGCAAGGGTGACCGATTGATTGCCAAACCAAAAGGCTCCCCCTTGAAATCCAGCTCGGTTACTGACGATCGTTGCATTCGTAATGGTTGTCGCGTCGGCATCCCGATTGGCCAGGGTAATCGCGCCTCCCAAACCACCGCCATTGCCGTTGTCGGCGACGTTGCCCGTGAAGGTGCTGTTGAGGATTGTCGTCGGTGATGTCTCCCCGACCCATAAGCCTCCACCTTGCTCGGAGGATGTGTTGTTGGCAAATGTGGTATCGCGGATGGTCAACTCAGCATTGCCATGGCGCAATCCACCGCCCAATGCAGTTCCATCGGCATCGCGAATGACAGCATTTCCGATAATCGTGCTGCCTTCGACAATGACTCGATCGGGCGGATAGGCAAACAGGAACATCGCGCCGCCCTGTCCTGCCCCCCGATTTCCTTCAAAACGACTATTGCGAATCGTAATCGCGCCGCCGATCGCCCCAGGTCCAGAGTTGGAACCAGAGGAATTTGCTCCATCTGTATAAATTGCTCCTCCATAGCCGCTCGTGCCCCCAGTTCTGGCACCTCCGGG harbors:
- a CDS encoding DUF4347 domain-containing protein — translated: MSTITQAASIQDATAVTATRAIAIIDAALPDYQSLVAGVTPGTEVVILDSTQDGVTQITAALQAHQNLDSIQIFAHGSSGQLLLGNTVLNNESLAAYADQLQQWQSALTNQGDLLIYGCDVVREDTTFIDRLSQLTGADVAASTNLTGAASLGGDWVLEASTGAIEAQNSLRSDVLQNYNGVMNVITVTTTADSGAGSLRAAIAAATAGTTIQFAANLANQTITLTSGQLEIAPGKNITIDGSAAAGLRISGNNSSRIFLVRSNQDFPTTVTFRNLSLINGFTTDRGAAIHGEHRANITVDNVGFQNNVANKGGGAIYSAWENQLTVTNSQFDSNRATAGNDERGAGAIAFLSPGNFTVRNSSFTNNQGINGGAINSLNGKLTIENSRFVNNSTTAAFYDTGKANPFLRGYGGAIYTDRASSTSETSGTIRIVNSVFDRNRGRGEGGAAYLYTATQDNVIIQSSSFTNNEILPLPNGGNGGNGGGVVVLSNGNNRGLTISSTTFANNTASGQGGGLWMMDAPATITNSTFSGNRVLGTESSRVGGGMALYGPTTIVNSTIANNHAGWVGGGIAANSDPVSVRNTIFSNNTADNGTNAWGIQQHTSRLLTDQGGNLQWPPKRTNNGNDYNATASVTLIDPRLAPLQDNGGGLLTHALLAGSPALNAAVAGAPSTDQRGAQRDSLPDIGAFEVGGVVPTNPGIPTLPTNPNIPIEPTNPTGGNQILGTRGRDVLLGDGGSNTIIGHGAADVLTGGGGGDRFTFRGVSQSDAFLNSRFRAVDRITDFKVLEGDRLQLDYDNNLSTSNRPRGLFNAGQVTGRNLIAAARSAFADKNWRTRGRQALRPNEAVLFKWNRRTYLSVNDRSRGFSNRDLLIDVTGITMPRRDVMAGVLPVNNYFI
- a CDS encoding bluetail domain-containing putative surface protein: MSTVITVTSAADSGVGSLRAAIAAATAGSTIRFASNLANRTITLTSGQLVIDKSLIIDGTGASNLTISGNNASRVFFVQREKNLTLQNLIVANGRLNSPRLAFASATEEERRNYAGAGILTEGSANLTLINTQVNNNVAGFGAGVFAGFRSTTLIINSSFNGNDGTAAFTERGGGAIATASGGSLTVRGSRFTNNRGINGGAINSLLGPLTIEDSVFINNDSTPGGARTGGTSGYGGAIYTDGANSSGSNSGPGAIGGAITIRNSRFEGNRGAGQGGAMFLFAYPPDRVIVEGSTIIGNAVIRDADGTALGGGLRHGNAELTIRDTTFANNTSSEQGGGLWVGETSPTTILNSTFTGNVADNGNGGGLGGAITLANRDADATTITNATIVSNRAGFQGGAFWFGNQSVTLANSIVANNTGGNPWGTRQQTGRQLLDGGGNLEFPAPAANDPKVTANSQIANPLLGALQANGSGFLTYSLLPNSPAIATRIGARSIWADSVMGANAILGTVGRDTLLGDTNGNVIVGDGAADVLTGRGGGDRFHYNGVSQADTFLNSRLGAVDRITDFRVREGDRLQLNFDNNLATSERPTALFNAGRVTGRNLLTAARTAYADKNRRARGKQPLRSNEGVLFTWNRRTYLSVNHQSPGFSNRDLLIDVTGIAMPRRDVMAGVLPVTNYFI